cttttcctcgtgtaagcctTTGAACTTGCGTATaatctccccaaacctgcataaaaacactcgcaaaaatatcccaaaataccaaatatgaatagtaatagtaatagtctATAGTCTTCTAAACTGCGCTAAAAATGTCttaattctaattgtcctaattaaatgcaataaataaaatccgaaggaaattaaaaattgtttttacaatttgttacacggggcatttccccgctcacttctcaaagCAATTCAGCAGCCCCtcagagggcttctgactggaggacttcacctcagcaacattaaccgtcctcttcattctccacAAGCTTGTATTTGAAttattaggaggagaatagttgacgtccacatacgcagAAACTTTCCTCGTCCTTACTCCTTTCTTACCAGCTTTAGTGTCatcactcccactttgactgacattaattgcacaaaaaCCATTGACAGCTCATGCagtattttcatctgtacctgcagcaagaaaaacagacgaactttcctcctttctGCTCTCAATGTGAGGCGGAGGGGCACGATTCCAGCACAatattccaaattttcatctggagtgtcaataggaTGGTCATTAGAAGAGAGgtcattgcaaggctgagcttgcatgggagcccttcgggacttagactgatggaatatcaattcctcgtccccaacctgaaaggtcaatgtcttgcccccgacgtctatcactgcacgagcagtgaataaaaatggcctCCCTAAAATAATGGGGGTATGTgtgtcctcggggatgtcaagtacaacgaaatcaacgggaataaagaatctcccgatcttaacaggaatgtcttctatgacacctaacggccgtgatatactacggtcggccatctgaacattcatatttgtgcaattaaactttgccaaaccaagtctcttagcaagagacagcggtaagacactcacgctagcgccaagatcgcataacgtgttatcaattaagtgggtaccaatgtgacatggaattgagaaactacccgggtctgactgtttgggagttAACATATTccgaactagggccgtccctacctcggtcaaagctaccatcTCATGACCGTTAATGTGCCTtttacgtgataaaatttctttcataaatttaaggtaagaggatACCCTATGTCAGCAATTCGGCGAACGGAACggtgacttgcaagcttttcaggagttcggcaaatttaccgaactgttgattagcCTTTGTGTTAtgtagccgcctcgggaagggcaccgtaATGGGTATTTCGAGCCCCTTGTTCCTCTCTCTAACGTATCAGCTAGATCAAGCTCTACATCCTTCGATCGAgtcttctttcctctcgaacgggATCTTTCAGGcgacatttcactcgatcgagcactaacaGGCTCTTGATCGAGCACTaacaggctctcgatcgaggtcttctttatcagcatcactcgatcgagcaaaaatatcactcgatcgagcagaatcctcaataaaatcactcgatcgagctgtttgttTTACTCAATCGAGCTGTTCTTTTtcctggtcactcgatcgagcagaaattcCACTCGATTGAGTCCTTTCTTcagctttttcactcgatcgactacctgaaaccagtcgatcgagtatcttctTTGTCGCAAGCTCTTTTTCATCGACAGTGCACTGTTCATCAGCAGCAAttaccttcctcgggtctgatttcaacaattccggtccctcatatgaacgactgcttctcagatttattaaattcaccatctcgtgtggattcttatcagcttgtgacggtaaatgaccctgcttcctcGTGGACTGGTTAGCGGCTAACTGGGcaaacttgagtttcaagtgacttgatggatgcatctttctaTTGGTCACTTATttgccactgctttgtcaaagactgcaacatcgtcttcaactcagaTAACTCGCTCACCCCACCTGaggatgatgcaccgtgattaggtgtaggaaaagaaggaggcttctgaaagccttgttgagccttatgaggagggacatatggctgctgctgctgcggaggaggggtaggattgagcacattttgacttgtccacctcaaattgggatggactgccccttggttattataataggaaccccctccttgcctgtattgttgaaacgcaaggacctgttccttctctgtaagacagtcaatagcagtatgaccgtcatTGCTCTCACATCTcccacatgtgacggtctcccctctagtaagcaaatcGACtatctgaggctccccagcagaatgcagctccaatttatcaaaacgagcattcatggcttccagctgagcccgactgccttatcaaccgcgtgaactgttcgaataccatccctcgggttcccatactcgGAACAATGGGtctccatctcctcaataatcgcccatcccttatcatcattagtattcttttgaaatcttccgttggatgaggcatcaagtatggctctgtggtcatcgtacaacccattgtagaactgattagacAGGAACCatggatcaaaaccatggtgaggaagagacctcaccaacctcttgaaccgacaccaagcttcatagaaagtttcATCAGGTGCCTACTTGAAACTAgtgatctttgccctcagctgattggtgcgctgcggagggaaatatctcttataaaaagcaagagcaaagGTCTCCCAGTCTGTGATCCCTGTGGCTACAAAGTCAAAGTCAGTCatccactccctggctgagtcagccaaagaaaaagaaaacaacacctccttaatcttgttctgagttaccccctttgtggcggggatagtagaacagtagtccgtaaagacctccatatgcttcctcgggtcttcacctgccacacctctaaagatatttctctccaccagattgatataggacggacggatgtcaaaagtattcccatcctcagtctggagattgaaacccttaggAATAGATTATGCTTTAGGATCCGAATGACTTGCAATATTcgacatctttactggttggtttacagaactgaGATTATCTTCTACTAATGATTGATCttctgtaaataggaaatgttgaagttcgggttcgaaagtactcaagtcttcctttcgtgattctctttgcagacggagtctatgcctgaacagtctctctggctcagaatcagctgaaactaactccaacctgtttgacctgggcatacacaacactgaaagaaaataaataataactgtctcaaggaataagaattccctgagacggataaaataaacgaaacaaaaaacagatagggcaattgcctccccggaacAAATAAAATTTGACAGTAAGGgatcgtatacctataaaaaataactaactaaactaactatatagctagggaagtcaggtcgatctcctcaaggaggcaagatatctttaaagagtccgtctatttggtctcAAAATTGAGGGTTTataattgattttctaaactaaaaggtgtaaaagaaagagaagcaaggaaagagcagtGAAGGCAGAAAATAgagataaactatcaataaagaatGGACATGTcaggaattaggttcactagggtagtccagtgactcaactgcaaataacttagataaattactgtgagacggatatgaaaatgtccttccggtccactttctaccctataTTCCCACTAACATAACTTTCGTCCtcgttagggtagtctattgttcatagcaggtttATTTATCCAATcgtccgatccaggattaaatttaaccagattaaaaggtgactcagaagcgtgcactcaactaagtcggtaaatatagttatattgccatggggacagagtctcacaaataattcatctaacctattcaaaacatcgtcacatttctaccgtagatcccataatcctaacatgaaatgatttagctactcatgctattaatattgtcaagactaataacaatgaaattactaatattaaacataataaaataataataaaagtgcATAAATGAATTAAGGCAGAAATTAAAGAgagcaaaacaagtaattaaaataactaaatgaaagattaatattaaggaagagagaaggattacaaaggcaagaattccggcgtaaagaacactagATCCGAGCAAGAAATAAtccgaaagcaaagttacagtagagagtttgagagaagagagtaaTAAGCAGTAAACGTAGTTCCTAAAAATGAATAATAGTTGATAAGATGCTTAATGACCTAATTATtgtgcgtttaaatagaaataagcTAAGTCCTCAAGCTAATTATAAGTtcatggactaattaaagcccattaaagaccaacccactcgatcgagcactttaaaacagctcgatcgagtgcttcttcaagaaatccactcgatcgagtagaaatagagctcgatcgagtaacctctaattccagcactgtcgatcgagtaaaacaaaccactcgatcgaccaactcagccacaaaaaccactcgatcgaccaataaaagggctcgatcgagtgttcttcctctgaACAGCTCCAAACTTGTAgccgactgcttcgtagaccGTCCCATCaagcatcccaatgcaagatctcgctctgaaaaatcccgtctcctcaaaatgcatgcaaagtaggacgaaaatggtacgattccactactttcacgttcattcctacaaaacggataaaatgaaccaaagtatccaattcggggcataatgcgatataaacagtacaaaagtacatggaaatacgtgctaaaataggctaaaaagactatacaaaatgcacgtatcaatacaTAAGTCGTCCAAAAAAAATTGTGCTGATTATTGCTTATTATAGTGATTATTCTAAGATgtcatcttcttcctcttccacttcttcttcctcttcttccgacAATTCCTCTGACAAAGGTGACAATGGTGGGTGCTCTGCAAAAGGGTTAGGGCAGTTCCTCTTGTCATGGTGAACTAATCGCTTGCAATTTTTACACCTGCGTTTTGACTTGCTTGCCAAGGCAACTGCTTTTGCCTTAAGCGACAACATTCTCTTTCCACTTCCCTTGTTTTTTGATTGCTTGGGCGGCATAATGGTTATCTCCTGACTAGCAGAATAGCCAAGAATTTTCTCCAACTGTTGTTGTTTATTCATTGGTGATCCATAGAGTGATAGTTTCTCCTTAAACTCTCTAATTAGAGTAGAAAAGTTGTCGACATCCGCCTTGAATTTGCCCATGAGCATAGCAACTGTCTGATGAATCTCTGACCACATTATTGACATCGCATTCTGttttccatctattatatcaaCGTCCTCATCTGCTTCACCATTACAATCGAACATTTTAGTGCGGATTGCATCTTTGCACCATCTGTTAACAACACACAGTTCTAGAATTTTTTTCACTCCGTTCGATGAGTAAATCCATATTACATGCCGGCATAGAATGCCTTTCCTTTTATGCATTCTGCAGCTACAAGTTGCGTTAAATGTATCTAGATAAAAAATCTgacctttgccaaaaaaaaattataatttttttttgcacatgtgtttttttgtgtgatattttatcgaataacctgtgatattatATTGAAAAACCTttgatattgtaacgaaatccccattcctcaaaaagatagtgtatactcacatgatctcattcctatatatatatatatatatatatatatatatatatatatatatatatatatatatatatagtattaggatcaaCTAAGTCCTTCTACTAAgagtgagtccataagttctattgtgTACCCCTTAGATCTTGCATATGAATGGCTTAGATTAAAActaaaaagcaactaataatattattcttaTGGTTATTGTAATTACCTCGCTCATCCTACCTTTCATAGGTCATGAGCATGTATGCAGGTTGTAGGTTGTCAATCAACCATCATACACGTCCCATTGCCTTCCCCCCATTTCTCATTTCACTCAGTTATTCAAAAAATAAACTTCCCCCAAATTAAACCCCAATAATAATCAACCGTCTCAAAAATAAACTGCTCTCAAAATCTCCTCACTCTATCGCTATTTTCATACCTGATTATTGGTttcttctccattttcttcactcACTTGCAAGTTGCCATTATTGTCCATTTCGATTAATTTTTTTTAGGTTATAAAGGTAATCGTTTTTTTTGCTTTTTAgaattttatggttttttttcTTTATATAATTTGATTATCCATTTTTTTATAATTTATCCATTTGCAGTTTAATTTATTAGCCAATGTTATGTATTCGCCATTGTTGTGTGTACTATTCTATTGGATTACTTTATTGGCTTACTTTATTTTGATTGTAATGTTCTTATTAATTTAGATTACCCTCATATTTTAGCACATTTAGATACCCAGATTACTATTTTGTTGTATTACTGTTATGTTTATAGGCATTTTTCCAAGTTTGATACATCTTAAATTTAATTCTATTAATATTAGTTTGAATGCAAATTTATACATTATGAACAATCGTTTTTCTCAGTTTAGGTTCATTATTATTGGTTTAGTTTATGATTTCAGCACAATTGACTGGTCTTTATTACCTTATAACTGTAACCCGTGATGGTACACTTTCTTCttataaaattacacttttaagtgttgaagttacacttttgttagctaaaattacacctttgtctgttaaaattacacttttgttgcttaaaattacacttttatttgttaacattacacttttgtttcttaaaattacacttttgtttactaaaattacacttttgtcagttaaaattacacttttgtttgctaaaatcacacttttgtaagctaaaattacacttttgtctgttaaaattacacttttgtttcttaaaattacacttttgccagctaaaattacacttttgtttcttaaaattacacttttgttggctaaaattacacttttatttcgtaaaattacacttttgctAAAATTTCACTTTtgtttgctaaaattacacttttgttagctaaGATTACACTTGTCTGTTAAAAATACACTAGTCTGTTAAAAATACACTTacgtctgttaaaattacacttttggggcttaaaattacacttttcttgctttaaattacactttttttttgttaaaattacattttttttgtgTTGTAGTCGTCAATTAATAGtaatttaatttttgttttcttcTCCAAATATCATACCATGAGGAGGTTAAAGAAGGCAAGACCAAAAATTCTACGGTGTCGGTCAAGTGCCACCCGAAGCAGCTTGTTGAGCTGGTCGAAAAGCTGAATGATGCTCAGCGAGCGACGGTATGTAGGATTTGCTTTGGAGCTATTTTGGAGCTTAAGCTAAAATCATATCCGTTGGGTTATGTGAAAGATTTTATCAATGCATTAGCGATGAGTCGTATGTTTTCCGGGCTTCTAAACAGAAAGAGTTCATGGTCACGAAGCATGACGTATATGACTGTTTCATGTTACCGCTTGGTCCTA
The Silene latifolia isolate original U9 population chromosome 11, ASM4854445v1, whole genome shotgun sequence genome window above contains:
- the LOC141613319 gene encoding uncharacterized protein LOC141613319 codes for the protein MEKKPIIRWCKDAIRTKMFDCNGEADEDVDIIDGKQNAMSIMWSEIHQTVAMLMGKFKADVDNFSTLIREFKEKLSLYGSPMNKQQQLEKILGYSASQEITIMPPKQSKNKGSGKRMLSLKAKAVALASKSKRRCKNCKRLVHHDKRNCPNPFAEHPPLSPLSEELSEEEEEEVEEEEDDILE